A stretch of DNA from Allomeiothermus silvanus DSM 9946:
GTAGCCGCCTGGCCCGGTGGCAGGCCGAATGGGTAGCTGCCCAACTGCAAGACCAGGGGATTGCCAGCACGCTGGTCATCGTCGAAACCCAAGGCGACCGTGAGCGGGTGGCGTTCTCTCAAATGCAGGGCCAGGGGTTTTTCACCAAAGCGGTACAGGATGCGGTGCGCGAAGGGCGAGCGGACCTCGCCGTGCACTCGCTCAAGGATCTGCCCTCCGCCCCTACCCCAGGGCTGGTGCTGGCGGCTATACCCATCCGGGAAGACCCCCGCGAGGCGCTATTGGTGCTCCCCTCGGCTTGGGACGCCCAAGCCCCGGCACTGCCGCTGGCTCCGGGAGCGCGGGTGGGCTCGAGCGCGGTGCGCCGCCAGGCCCAACTGGCCCAGCTCCGGCCTGACCTAAAGCTGCTGGAGCTGCGCGGCAACGTCCCTACCCGGGTGGAGAAGCTCCAAAGCGGCGGTTACGAGGCGATCCTGCTGGCCTGGGCGGGTCTGAAGCGGCTGGGGCTGGATCTGGGGGGGCTCGCGGTACGGCTTCTAGAGCCCCGAGAGTTTGTGCCCGCGCCGGGGCAGGGGGCATTGGCCCTCGAGTGCCGCGAAGAAGACACCCAGCTACGAGGGGTCCTGCAGGGACTGGATGACCCTACCGCCCGCCTCACCGTGGGGATCGAGCGCGGCCTGATGGCCCGGCTCCAGGGGGGCTGTCAGCTGGCCCTCGGCGCGAGCGCTCAGAGGGTGCAAGGAGGCTGGCAGCTCCTGGCCTGGTACGGCGGCAGGCGGTACGAAGCGCTCGGCGCCGAACCCCAGGATGTGATCGAGGGCATCTACGCCCAGATTCTGGCCGATCACCCGGAGGCCATAGGCGCGATGGGGGAGGTGCGGCGGTGACGGTCGCCCTAACCCACGCCGAAGGACGCCTGGAAGGGTTAAGGGAACGCCTTGAAACGCAGGGGTATAGGGTGGTGCACTACCCGCTGATAGCTACCCAGACCCTGCAGGGGGTAAGCCTGGAGCCGCTCGAGGCCTGCTGCTGGTGGCTCTTCTCGAGCCAGGCGGCGGTTCGGGCGGTGGTGGAGCTAGGGGGAAGGTTCGCGGGGCACCGCCTCGGAGCGGTAGGGGAAGGCACCGCCAAGGCCTTGCGGGATCTGGGCCTCGAGGTCGAGTTGGTGAGCCCGGAGGGCCACGCTGAATCCCTGGCCCGTGCTTTCATCGCCTGGCAAGCCCCGGGGCCGGTAGGGCTCCCGCGCGGGAACCGGGCGCTACCGACCCTGGCCGATCTGCTGGAGGGGGCTGGGTACGAAGTGCACGCTCTGACGGTATACAAAACCCTCACCCAGCCCTGGCCCCCGGATGCGCCAATCCCCGATCTCACCGTGCTGGCAAGCCCTTCGGCGGTGGAAGCTTTGCCGGTGGAGGTAGCCCGGCAGACCCACTGCATCGCCCTGGGGCCGAGCACCGCGCAAAGCTTGCGGGCCTGCGGCCTCAGCTATAGCCAAGCCCAAAGCCCCACCGTAGAAGGGGTGATCGCGGCCATCGAACACGCTACCCAGGCCCTACCCCGCTCTGCCGTCCCCGGTTTGCACGGCTAAAGTGACGTTGTTTCGCCGAACGCAGTTAGGGAAGGATACCGATGAAGACCCATTCCAAAGAACCACCGATCGCTTCGACCCCCGGGCCAGCTCTGCCGCCTCTACCCTATCGGCCCCGGCGGCTGCGCCAAAGCGCCGCCTTGCGCGACAGTGTGGCCGAGACCCGGCTCCACCCGGAAGATCTGATCGCGCCATTCTTCGTGATCCCAGGCCAAGGGCGCGAGGAGCCGGTTCATGCCCTACCGGGAATCGCGCGTTACAGCGTGGATTTGCTGCTACCCCAGCTCGAGCGCTCCCTCAAGCTGGGGGTGCGCTCGGTAATGCTCTTCGGGGTGCTGCCCCCGAGCGAAAAAGACCCGCTGGCCCAAAGCGCCGCCGACCCGGGCGGCCCGGTTCCTACCGCTTTGCGTGCCGCCCGAAAAGCCTTCGGCAACGACCTGGTGCTCTACGCCGATGTATGCCTTTGCACCCACACCGACCACGGGCACTGCGGGCTACTCAAGGAGACGCCTAGGGGCGTGGTGATCGACAACGACGCGAGCTTGGTCCAACTGGCCCGGATGGCGCTAACCCAGGCCGAGGCCGGGGTGGACTGCGTGGCCCCCTCGGACATGATGGACGGGCGGGTAGGCTACCTGCGCCGGGCGCTGGATGAAGCCGGGCACACCGGGGTGGGCATCCTCTCCTACGCGGTAAAGTACGCCAGCGCCTTCTACGGCCCCTTCCGCGAGGCCGCCGGGAGCGCCCCCAGCTTCGGCGACCGCAGCACCTACCAGATGGACCCCCGCAACGCCCGCGAGGCCTTGCGCGAAGCCCGGCTGGACGAGGAAGAAGGGGCCGATTTGCTGATGGTAAAGCCCGCCCTGGCTTATCTGGACATCCTAGCCCGGCTCCGGCCCACCACCCAGCTGCCACTGGTAGCCTACAACGTAAGCGGGGAGTACGCCATGCTCAAAGCAGCGGCGGCAGCAGGGGTGCTCGAGGAGGGCCGGGCCGTGCGCGAAACCCTCACCGCGATCAAACGGGCCGGAGCGGACCTCATCATCACCTACCACGCCCTAGAGGCGCTCGAGCGCGGTTGGCTGTGAACAACAGGAGGTGGGGATTGAGCAAAGTTGCTTTGCGCAGCAAACACGCCTTTGAGGATCACCGGAAGCCACGCAAATGGGTTTTCCCTTCTTTTTCCCCCCTTTCCTGGCGCTGGGTGTGGGTGGCCTTCGGCTTGGTGGTGGTGTTTCTCATCGCCCAGGTGACCTGGTGGATGATCTTCCAGCGCCAGCTGATCCAGCAGAGCATCGATTACGCCGAGACCACCTGGCTGCAAGAGGCCGCGCTGGTGCAACAGCTGTGGCTGGCCTCGAACCCCACCGAGCGGGAGGCGCTGGCCCAGGAGTTGCGCCAAGGATTCCCCCAACTGCGGGTGGAGGGCGAGCGGGTCTTGGTGGACCCTGAGCAGCTGGCTGCCTACCGCAACGCCCAACTGCGCCACCTGCGCATGCTGGCTTTCGAGGGCCCCTTTTTCTTGTTGGTGGCGCTCTTGGGCCTGTACATCATCGGTATGGCCTTGCGCCGCGAACAGGAGTTGAAGCGACGGCAGCAGAACTTTTTGATGGCCGTCACCCATGAGTTTCGCACCCCTATCAGCACCGTGCGCCTTTTGGCGGAGACCCTCGAGCGGCGCGAGCTGCCGCGCGAGAAGCAGCTAGGCTACCTGGCCCACATGGAGCAAGAACTCTCCCGACTGGAAGCCCTTTCTGAGCGGCTTTTGGCGACTGCGCGCCTCGAGCAAAGCCGCACCCGGCTTACCCCCCAAGGGTTCGCCCTGGCCACGGCCACCCGGCTAGACCTGGGCCAGGTGGTAACCGAACTCCTGCAGCGCCAGCGGGGCGGCCTGGAGGCGCGCGGGGCGGTGCTTCGCCTCGAGCTTCCGGAGGGAGAACTCCCGGTCGAACTGGATCCGGAAGCCTTCGGCATCGCTCTTTCCAACCTGCTCGACAACGCCATCAAATACACCCCTGGGGAGAAAAAGCTCATCCGGCTGCGGCTCGAGCGCCAGGGCAGCGAAGCCCTGCTTCACGTCGAGGACCAGGGGTCGGGCGTGGCCCCCGAGGACCTGCCCTACATCTTTGACCCCTTTTACCGCTCGGGGAGCGAGCTGACCCGCGAGACCCCGGGCTTGGGCATCGGGCTGTATCTGGTCAAAACGATCATGGAACTGTTGGGAGGAAAGATAACGTGCACACCGCTAGAACAAGGGACCCGTTTCACCCTGAGCCTACCGCTTTCGGCGGAGCGAGCCAACCTCGTGCCCGAGGGCACCAACCGGGGGGTTGCATGAGGCGCCGGGTGCTGATCGTCGAGGATGAGCGGGTGCTAGCCGAGGTACTGGCCGACAACCTGCGCGAGGAGGGGCTCGAGGTGGCCGTCGCCCGCGATGGCGAGAGCGCTTTGCAGCTGTGGCAAAGCTCCCAGCCGGACTTGGTGATCTTGGACGTGATGCTCCCGCGCCTTTCAGGGCTCGACGTATGCCGCCGTATGCGCACAGCGGGTGACCGCACCCCGGTGCTTTTCTTGAGCGCCAAGGGCCAGCCAGAGGAACGGGTGGAGGGGCTGCGGGTAGGCGGCGACGACTATATGGGCAAGCCTTTTCACCTTCCCGAGTTGCTGCTGCGGGTGCAGAACATGCTGTCCAGGTTGGAGTGGGGACAGGAGGCGTATTTTCGCCGAGCCGAGCGAGGGGTGGAGGTGGCCCCGGCGGGGCTCAGTTTCGGCGGGCACCAGGTGGACTTCCGCACCTGGAACGCGACGCTGGCCGATGGCCGGGTCGAGCCCTTGGGCGAGCGCGAAATCGGTATCCTCAGGCTGCTCGCCGAGCGGGCCGGGGAGGTGGTGAGCCGCGATGAGATCCTCGATCGGGTATGGGGGGGAGACATCTTTCCCAGCAGCCGCACCGTGGATAACTTCATCGTGCGCTTGCGCAAGCTTTTTGAACCTGACCCGGCCCACCCGATCTATCTGCACACCGTCTGGGGGGTGGGCTATCGCTTCACCCCTGAGGGCACTGGCCTCCAATTCCCGGACAAACCCGCCCAGGAGTCGGCATGATGGCGGTTCCCCCTGCACCGGACAACCCGCTTACCGAAACCCCCTTGTTCCTTCGCGCGGCGTGGGGCGAGGACACCTCCAGGGCCCCCATCTGGGTGATGCGCCAGGCCGGGCGCTACTTACCTGAGTACCTGGCGGTTAAAGCCCGAGCCAGCTTTTGGGAGATGGTACGTACCCCTGAGCTGGCTGCCGAGGTGACCCTGCAACCCCTGCGGCGCTTCCCGCTGGATGCAGCTATTCTCTTCAGCGACATCATGACCCCTTTGCAGGCGATGGGGGTGCGGATCGAGTTCAACCCGGGCCCCCTCATCGCCGAGCCCATCCGCTCGCTGCGGCACATCGAAGCCTTGCGGGTCCCCGAACCCGAGGAGATCGCCCCTTTTGGAGAAGAGGCCATCCGGCTAGTGCGGCGCGAACTCGAGGGCAAAAACATCCCCCTGATCGGCTTCGGGGGGGCTCCGCTGACGCTGGCGACGTACCTGATCCAAGGTTCAGGCTCCAAGGAGTACGAAGCGTTCCGGGCTTTTTTACGTCAGGAACCTGCCGCGGCCCATACCCTGTTGGAGAAACTCACCGAGGTCTCAATCCGTTATCTGCAAGGCCAGCTTCGGGCTGGAGCCCAGGCCATCCAGCTTTTCGACTCCTGGGCCGGGCTACTGGACGAAGCCACCTACCGCGCGTTCGCTCTGCCTTATACCACCCGGGTGCTCGAGGCCCTAGCAGGATGGGGAGCACCCCGCATCTACCTGGCGGTGGGGGCTTCGCACCTGTACCCGGTGATCGCCGAACTCCCTCTCGAGGTGGTGAGTGTGGACTGGCGGCTAGGCCTGGAACGCATCCGCCCCTACTTCCCCCAGCGCACCCTGCAAGGCAACCTCGATCCGGCGGTGCTGCTGGCTCCCCCGGAGGTCATTGCCCAGGAAGCCCACCGGGTGCTGCGGGCTGGGCTCGGTGGGCCGCATATCTTCAACCTGGGGCACGGCATCCTGCGCCAAACCCCCCCTGAGCACCTGGCCCACTTGATCGAAACCGTGCACGCATTTGACCGGACACCCGAACAAATCTAGGAGAGAGCTATGGCACAACCCCACGAAACGGAAAAGCGCGAATACCAAGAAAAGCCCACCCGCCGCACGGTGGACATGGACCCCGCCGGGCTCATCAGCCGCAAGGCACCCGACCAAGCCAAGCGGCAATTCCTGAACTATAGCTTCTACAAGCTCTTGCCGGAGTTCCGCCGATTGCCGCGCAGCGAGATTGCCGAGGCCAAAGCCGAGTTTGCCGGGGTACTCGAGCGCTGGGCGGGTCGGGGCGAGGGTTTCATCCTGCGCACCTACAGCCTGGTGGGAACCCGCGCCGACGTGGACTTCATGCTCTGGCGCGTCAGCTTCGACGTGCGGGATTTCCAGGCCATGCAGGCCGAACTCAACCGCACCCGCCTGGCCGGTTACCTGACCCAGCCTTATAGCTTCCTCTCCATGCAGAAGCGCTCCATCTACGTAGACCGCTTCAACCCCGAGGGCGAGGGCGTGCACCTGAGCCCCGGTCAGGGCAGCTACCTCTTCGTGTACCCGTTCGTGAAAACCCGGGCCTGGTACAACCTCTCCCCCCAAGCCCGCCAGGGCATGATGGACGAGCACATCTACGTCTCGGCTCCTTTCACCGGGGTCACGCTCAACACCTCGTACTCGTACGGGATTGACGATCAGGAATTCGTGGTGGCTTTCGACTCCAACTACCCCCAGGAGTTCGTGGACTTAGTGCAGCGCCTGCGCTTCACCGAGGCCAGCCTCTACACCCTGCGCGACACCCCGATGTTCACCTGTGTGAAAAAGCCCATCCACGAGATGTTGGATGATCTGGCGTAAAGAAGGCCTGTGGCTGGCGATCAAATGCTTTTCCGCTGGCCACAGGCCTTTCCTGGCGTATGACGTACTGACGAGGTTCCTATGAACGTACTTTTCATGGCCTACGGCACCCCTTACCAACGCAGCGAAACCCTGCCTTACTACACCGATATCCGCCGGGGCCGCCCACCTACCCAGGAACTCCTGGAGGAACTCGAGGAGCGCTACCGCCGCATCGGGCGCAGCCCCCTCAACGAGATCACCTACGCCCAAGCGGTGCGGCTCGAGGCCGCCTTAAACGCCACCCTGCCGCTTTTCCCCGAGCCCCTCGCCGCCTCGCCCGGCCCCCGGGTGCAAGGACCGGCACGGGTGTACTTGGGCACCAAGCACTGGCACCCCTTCATCGCCGAGGCGGTGAAGGCGATGGCCCAGGACGGGGTGAAGCAGGCGGTGGGGATCGTCGCCGCGCCGCACTTCTCGGGCCGCAGCATCGCCGAGTACCAGGAAAAAGTCACGCAGGCCCTAGCCGAGCTAGGGGACCCCTTCGAGATCCGCTTTGTGGAGGAGTACTATGACCACCCCGGCTACATCCGGGCTGTCGCCACGCGGGTGGTAGAACAGCTCTGGCGGCTCGTCGAGCCCCAAAAAGCCCTGTTCCTCTTCACCGCCCACTCTATCCCTGAGCGAGCGGCTCAGGATGGACGCTACCCGGGGCAGATCCGGGCTACGGCGGCGCTCGTCGCCCAAACCCTGGGCCTACTGCACTGGGACACCGCCTGGCAATCGGCAGGGCGCACACCCGAGCCTTGGATCGGGCCGGACATCAACCAAAAGCTCGAGGAGGCCCAAGCCGCGGGCTACCGCGAGGTGGTGGTGACGGCGGTGGGCTTCCCCAGCGATCACCTCGAGGTCTACTACGACCTCGACTACGAGGCGCAGAACACCGCGCAAAAGCTGGGGATTCGCCTTTTGCGTACCCGCAGCCTCAACGCCGATGCGGATTACATCGAGGTGCTGCGCGATATCGTGGCGCGCAAGTGGAGGGAATTCGAGCCATGAGCCGGCTGGTCGTCATCGGCGGCGGCATGGCCGGTTTATCCGCCGCCTACGCCGCCCACAAAGCCAACCCTGCCCTCACCATCACCCTCCTCGAGGCCGGCCCCCGGCTGGGCGGCAAGGTGCTGACCCACGCCGAGGACGGATTTTTGCTGGAAGGTGGCCCCGACGCGGTGGTGCGGTACAAACCCTGGGCGCTGGAACTGATGCGGGAGTTGGGGCTCGAGGGAGAGCTGGTGGGGACCCTCCCGGCCAGGCCCTCGGCCCTGATCCACGACGGGAAACGGGCTTTGCCGATCCCTGCGGGGTTGCAGATGGTGGTTCCCGGCGACCTCTGGGCGCTGGCGAAAACCCCGTTGCTCTCCCCCTTCGGCAAGGCTCGAGCCCTCCTCGATCTGCTGTTGCCTGGCAAGGAAGAGGACGAAGCCTTCGGAGAGTTTATCCGGCGCCGCTTGGGCAACCAGGTGTGGGAGCGCTTGGCGGCCCCGTTATCGGGCGGGATCTACGGAGGTGACCCCGCTGAACTCTCCACCCTAGCGGCCTTCCCCCAGCTTAAAGAACTCGAGCGCACCCATAGTAGCCTGATCCGAGGTGCCCTTGAGCAGCGAAAAAAGCGGGGCACCCGCGAAGCCGGGGGGCTTTTCGCCTCGTTGCGCGGGGGATTGGGCACGTGGGTGGAGGCCATCACCAGGGGGCTCGAGGGGGTGCAGGTGTACCCCCATACCCCCGTGACTGGCCTCGAGCGCCGACCCGAGAGCTGGCGCGTCTATACCTCCCAGGGCTACCAGGAAGCCGAGGCGGTGGTCTTAGCGGTCCCGGCCGGTACGGCAGCACGGCTGCTAGAACCCCTTTACCCCACAGCGGCGCGGGCCTTGGGAGAGATCCCCTACGGCGACTCGGCTACAGTCTCGCTAGCCTTCCCCGCCGAGAAGATACCCCCCCGGGTGGGCCACGGGATGCTGATGGCGGCAGGGCAGGGCTTCCATGTGCGGGGCTTTACCTGGACCGACCAGAAGTGGGCTGGTCGGGCCCCTCAGGGCTACGCGTTGGTGCGGGCCTATTTCTCCGGGATTAGCGCCCGCGAAGCCGAGCTAATCCAGATGGCCCTGGCCGATCTGGAGCGGCTGTGGGGCCAAGTCCCCCCTCCTGAGCGCAGTTGGGTTTTCCGCTGGCCCCAAGGCCTCCCGCGCTACACGGTGGGGCATTTGGAACGGGTGAAGACGGCCACGGAAGCCGAGCGGTTAGCGGGGTTGTTCCTGGCCGGGGCTGCCTACCAGGGCGTAGGCTTGCCCGAGGTGGTGCGCCTGGGCAGCGCCAAAGCCCTCCAGGCGGTGGCCTTCCTGAGCCGCGGAGCCCCTAGCGCAGTACCTCACCCGGCTTGACCCTGAGCGCCCGCAAAAGCGGCAAAAGCGAGGCCAGCAGCACCACCCCCAGGCTCATCAGCGAAACCCAAACGAAGTCGCCCAAGCGAAGTTGCGCGGGCAGACCGCTGATGAAGTACAGCTCGCCGGGGATGCGCACCGGGTTGAGGGCGAAGTAGGTCGACAGCCCATAACCCAGCAGGTTTCCCAAGATGACCCCAGCCGTGCCGAGGATCAGCCCCTCGAGCGCAAACACCCCGGCCACCTGCACCCCCCTAGCTCCCATCACCCGCAAAAGGGCAATGTCCGGGGTTTTCTCCACCACCGCCAGCACCAGCACGTTAGCCATACCTAAGGCCGCCACCACCACGATCAAGAACACCACGATCCCGATCACCCGTTTTTGCAGGGCCAGCTGCTCGATGAGGGTGCGGTTGAGGCTTTGCCAGGTCTGGGCGAAATAATGCGTGCCGGAGAGTTCTCGGGCCACCTGGGGGGCTTGCTCGGGGTCTTTGAGCAGAACCTGGTAGCCGGTGAGGGTCCCGGGCTGGTCGGTGAGGTTTTGCACATCCTCGAGCGTGGCGAAGGCGTTTTCGGCGTCGAGCAAGGCGTTGCCGGTATGGAAAGTTCCGACTACCTCGAGTGAGATTCGCTTCTGACTCACCGAGAGCACGAAGAGCCGATCCCCCGGGAAAGCGCCCAACTGCCGGGCCAGATCGGAGCCTAGGATGATGCTCCCGGGTCGCAAGCGGGAGAGGTCAAGGCGGGGATATACCCGCTGGGCCCCTTCTCCCAAGCCCCACAAGGTAGCCACATCCACCCCCGCCCGCTGTCCCGAGGTAGCCCGGCGGGTGAGCAGCGCCTTGGTGACCAGGTAGGGGGTCTGGGCTACTACCTGGGGGTTAGCCTTGGGAGGCGGGGCGTTCTGGGGGTCGAAGGCTTGCAAGAAGATATGCGGCACCCCGCGCAAGGTGGCGTCGATCAGCCCTTGGGTGAAACCGTTGGTAAGCGAGAGGGCGGTGGTGAGCACCATAATGCCCACCGCCACGCCCAAAAGGGTGATAAGGCTTTGCGTGCGGCGGTAGCGCAGGTGGCGCAGGGCCAAGAACCAGATGAAGCGCATCCTGGATAGGATACCGTAGGGCCCGAGATTCGGTTTATCGGCCTACTTGGAGCACGGTCACCCGCACGTTGCGCACCCCAAAGCGGAAGGCGGTGCTGCGATCGGGCAACCATACGTCAATGTGGTTGCGCTTGCGCGGGTTCATGGTGTCTTCTACCACGAAGACGGTATCCCGGAAGAGGTAGTTGAACTGTCCCCTCCCTCCCCGGACGGTGCCCAAGTCTTCAAGCCTCACTTTTGAGCCATACGGCAAGGTGCGTAGCAAGTCGCGGCTCACCGCGACGATGCCGATCCTGGTCCGGGCTCCGGTAGCGGTGATGTGGGGGGTGCGGTCGGTTTCTCGTACGCTCGAGGTGTAAGCGGTAGCGGTAAGGATGTAAGTTCGGGGAGCCTGGGCCAATCCCGTGTTTACAATCACCAGCGCCAATACCCACCAAAAAAAACGTACGGCGATCAATCGTCGTACCATAGTCGTCCTAAAGGCTAGGCGGGCTCTCCAAGGAGAGGCTAAGAGGGTTGCATATACATCCTCATTATTCAGCCTCCCCCGTTCTCACCTGGCCTTCAGGTGAATTACAGAAGTGCATATTCGACGGCCTTAACCGCCTCCCCGCAAAAGTGAAGCCCACATTAAGCCGGACCCCATCTCTCTCATCCGAAGGTATGCACCGCCGCGTTTACAAATTAGGGCTCCAGGGCGTGAAAAAGAAGCCCTTTTTCCGTTTTAGACGGGCTTCTCCCTAGTTACGTTTCAAGCGAAATGAATATTCTCTACTCGAGCACCGCCAAATAGTCGTAGAGATCGGGTCCGCCAGGGTGAACCTCCAGGGTGAGGTCGGGAAAAGCCTGAGAAATCTCCTGTAAGAGGGCCTCAAGCCTCGGCTTCTCCACGGTTGGGCCGTGGAAGAGGGTCATGATCTCGTGCATAGCGTCCTTGGCCAGCCGCACCAACCCTAACAAGGCTTCCTCCGGGGTCCCGGCTACCAGGGCCAGCTTGTCGTCCTTGAGTCCGATGGGCTGCCCCTCTTTGACCTCCAGGCTCTCAATAGTGGCATCGCGACTAGCCCGGGTGACCTCGAGGGTCACCGAGCGGTTCATAGCTTCTTCCATCTCCGGCAACAGCTCGGCAGGCTCTACGTCGCCGTGGTACATTACCGCAGCGGCCAAGCCCTGCCCCATGGTCCGGGTGGGTAGCACGTGAACGTGCTTTCCTGCCTCTTGAGCGAGTTGGGCTGCTTGCTGGGCCGACATCAGGACGTTGGAATTGTTGGGCAGTACGATCACGTGCGGATTAGGCACGCTCCTAACCGCATCGAGTATGTCCTGCACGCTGGGGTTGGCCGTCTGCCCTCCGGCCACTACCCGCGCCCCCAGGCTGCGGAAGACCTTCACCAAACCCCAGCCCGCTGCCACCACCACCAAGCCGGTGGGCGGGGGGGCTTCCTCGGCGGCCCCGGCCATGCTCAGGATCTCGGTGTGCTGTAGCGACATATCTTCAACCTTGGTGCGCACCATCTTGCCGTAGCGGGCTACCATGCTCAAGAGGGCATCGGGGTCGTTGGTGTGGATGTGGCCTTTAACGTAGCCCTCCGCGCCTACCACCAGCAAGGAGTCTCCCCAACCCGAAACCGCCTGGCGGATTTCCTCGATGGGGGCCTGCACCCCCTCCATCAAGAACTCGGTGCAGTAGCCGTACTGCTCGGCGGCGAAATTGGTCTGGGCGTATTTCTCAACCTTAGGTGGCTCCGGCAGGGGCAGGCCCAGCAAGAAACCACGGATTCCCTCCAGAATGTGCAAGTATCCGGCCCCACCGGCATCCACCACTCCGGCCTGTTTGAGCACCGGCAGCAAGTTGGGAGTCTCGGCTAAGCCGACTCGCCCGCGCTCGAGCGCCCCCGACAGCACCGCCTCCAAATTCTTAGCCCCCCCTTCCAGGGCCTTACGGGCCCCCTCCGAGGCGTAGCGGGCTACGGTGAGGATGGTGCCCTCCACCGGCTTCATCACCGCCTTATACCCGGTGCGGGTGCCCTCCTCGAGGGCTTCGACGAGCACCTGAGGGGTGAGGGCCTCGGCTTTTTTTATCGCTTCCGAGAAGCCCTTGAGGATCTGCGAGGTGATGACCCCGGAGTTGCCTCGCGCTCCTAAGAGCGAGCCATAGCTGATGGCCCGAGCTACCTCCGCCATGCGCGAGGTATCGACCATGTCGAGTTCACGCCGTAGCGACTGCAGGGTAAGGTGCATATTGGTGCCGGTGTCCCCATCGGGAACCGGGTAGACGTTGAGGGCGTTGGTCTCTTCGATATACACCGCAAACCAGTCGGTGGCGTAGCGAAAAGCCTGCGCCAGTTCGGCGGGGGAAAGGCGCTCAGCCACACCTACCCCCCTTCGCAGCCGGGAAGAAAGCCCTCCTATCCACGGCTCACCCCCACCACG
This window harbors:
- a CDS encoding chlorite dismutase family protein translates to MAQPHETEKREYQEKPTRRTVDMDPAGLISRKAPDQAKRQFLNYSFYKLLPEFRRLPRSEIAEAKAEFAGVLERWAGRGEGFILRTYSLVGTRADVDFMLWRVSFDVRDFQAMQAELNRTRLAGYLTQPYSFLSMQKRSIYVDRFNPEGEGVHLSPGQGSYLFVYPFVKTRAWYNLSPQARQGMMDEHIYVSAPFTGVTLNTSYSYGIDDQEFVVAFDSNYPQEFVDLVQRLRFTEASLYTLRDTPMFTCVKKPIHEMLDDLA
- the hemB gene encoding porphobilinogen synthase, with protein sequence MKTHSKEPPIASTPGPALPPLPYRPRRLRQSAALRDSVAETRLHPEDLIAPFFVIPGQGREEPVHALPGIARYSVDLLLPQLERSLKLGVRSVMLFGVLPPSEKDPLAQSAADPGGPVPTALRAARKAFGNDLVLYADVCLCTHTDHGHCGLLKETPRGVVIDNDASLVQLARMALTQAEAGVDCVAPSDMMDGRVGYLRRALDEAGHTGVGILSYAVKYASAFYGPFREAAGSAPSFGDRSTYQMDPRNAREALREARLDEEEGADLLMVKPALAYLDILARLRPTTQLPLVAYNVSGEYAMLKAAAAAGVLEEGRAVRETLTAIKRAGADLIITYHALEALERGWL
- the hemC gene encoding hydroxymethylbilane synthase, with translation MSRVRIATRGSRLARWQAEWVAAQLQDQGIASTLVIVETQGDRERVAFSQMQGQGFFTKAVQDAVREGRADLAVHSLKDLPSAPTPGLVLAAIPIREDPREALLVLPSAWDAQAPALPLAPGARVGSSAVRRQAQLAQLRPDLKLLELRGNVPTRVEKLQSGGYEAILLAWAGLKRLGLDLGGLAVRLLEPREFVPAPGQGALALECREEDTQLRGVLQGLDDPTARLTVGIERGLMARLQGGCQLALGASAQRVQGGWQLLAWYGGRRYEALGAEPQDVIEGIYAQILADHPEAIGAMGEVRR
- a CDS encoding sensor histidine kinase is translated as MSKVALRSKHAFEDHRKPRKWVFPSFSPLSWRWVWVAFGLVVVFLIAQVTWWMIFQRQLIQQSIDYAETTWLQEAALVQQLWLASNPTEREALAQELRQGFPQLRVEGERVLVDPEQLAAYRNAQLRHLRMLAFEGPFFLLVALLGLYIIGMALRREQELKRRQQNFLMAVTHEFRTPISTVRLLAETLERRELPREKQLGYLAHMEQELSRLEALSERLLATARLEQSRTRLTPQGFALATATRLDLGQVVTELLQRQRGGLEARGAVLRLELPEGELPVELDPEAFGIALSNLLDNAIKYTPGEKKLIRLRLERQGSEALLHVEDQGSGVAPEDLPYIFDPFYRSGSELTRETPGLGIGLYLVKTIMELLGGKITCTPLEQGTRFTLSLPLSAERANLVPEGTNRGVA
- a CDS encoding uroporphyrinogen-III synthase, with the translated sequence MTVALTHAEGRLEGLRERLETQGYRVVHYPLIATQTLQGVSLEPLEACCWWLFSSQAAVRAVVELGGRFAGHRLGAVGEGTAKALRDLGLEVELVSPEGHAESLARAFIAWQAPGPVGLPRGNRALPTLADLLEGAGYEVHALTVYKTLTQPWPPDAPIPDLTVLASPSAVEALPVEVARQTHCIALGPSTAQSLRACGLSYSQAQSPTVEGVIAAIEHATQALPRSAVPGLHG
- a CDS encoding response regulator transcription factor — protein: MRRRVLIVEDERVLAEVLADNLREEGLEVAVARDGESALQLWQSSQPDLVILDVMLPRLSGLDVCRRMRTAGDRTPVLFLSAKGQPEERVEGLRVGGDDYMGKPFHLPELLLRVQNMLSRLEWGQEAYFRRAERGVEVAPAGLSFGGHQVDFRTWNATLADGRVEPLGEREIGILRLLAERAGEVVSRDEILDRVWGGDIFPSSRTVDNFIVRLRKLFEPDPAHPIYLHTVWGVGYRFTPEGTGLQFPDKPAQESA
- the hemH gene encoding ferrochelatase; translated protein: MNVLFMAYGTPYQRSETLPYYTDIRRGRPPTQELLEELEERYRRIGRSPLNEITYAQAVRLEAALNATLPLFPEPLAASPGPRVQGPARVYLGTKHWHPFIAEAVKAMAQDGVKQAVGIVAAPHFSGRSIAEYQEKVTQALAELGDPFEIRFVEEYYDHPGYIRAVATRVVEQLWRLVEPQKALFLFTAHSIPERAAQDGRYPGQIRATAALVAQTLGLLHWDTAWQSAGRTPEPWIGPDINQKLEEAQAAGYREVVVTAVGFPSDHLEVYYDLDYEAQNTAQKLGIRLLRTRSLNADADYIEVLRDIVARKWREFEP
- the hemE gene encoding uroporphyrinogen decarboxylase, translating into MMAVPPAPDNPLTETPLFLRAAWGEDTSRAPIWVMRQAGRYLPEYLAVKARASFWEMVRTPELAAEVTLQPLRRFPLDAAILFSDIMTPLQAMGVRIEFNPGPLIAEPIRSLRHIEALRVPEPEEIAPFGEEAIRLVRRELEGKNIPLIGFGGAPLTLATYLIQGSGSKEYEAFRAFLRQEPAAAHTLLEKLTEVSIRYLQGQLRAGAQAIQLFDSWAGLLDEATYRAFALPYTTRVLEALAGWGAPRIYLAVGASHLYPVIAELPLEVVSVDWRLGLERIRPYFPQRTLQGNLDPAVLLAPPEVIAQEAHRVLRAGLGGPHIFNLGHGILRQTPPEHLAHLIETVHAFDRTPEQI
- the hemG gene encoding protoporphyrinogen oxidase, which produces MSRLVVIGGGMAGLSAAYAAHKANPALTITLLEAGPRLGGKVLTHAEDGFLLEGGPDAVVRYKPWALELMRELGLEGELVGTLPARPSALIHDGKRALPIPAGLQMVVPGDLWALAKTPLLSPFGKARALLDLLLPGKEEDEAFGEFIRRRLGNQVWERLAAPLSGGIYGGDPAELSTLAAFPQLKELERTHSSLIRGALEQRKKRGTREAGGLFASLRGGLGTWVEAITRGLEGVQVYPHTPVTGLERRPESWRVYTSQGYQEAEAVVLAVPAGTAARLLEPLYPTAARALGEIPYGDSATVSLAFPAEKIPPRVGHGMLMAAGQGFHVRGFTWTDQKWAGRAPQGYALVRAYFSGISAREAELIQMALADLERLWGQVPPPERSWVFRWPQGLPRYTVGHLERVKTATEAERLAGLFLAGAAYQGVGLPEVVRLGSAKALQAVAFLSRGAPSAVPHPA